In the Pungitius pungitius chromosome 5, fPunPun2.1, whole genome shotgun sequence genome, one interval contains:
- the LOC119224949 gene encoding membrane-associated phosphatidylinositol transfer protein 2-like isoform X4, whose protein sequence is MLIKEYRIPMPMSVEEYRIAQLYMIQKKSREESCGEGSGVEILENKPYTDGPGGTGQYTHKVYHIGMHIPSWFRSILPKAALRVEEESWNAYPYTRTRYTCPFVEKFSIDIETYYKPDTGNQADVFNLSPVEKRQRSIDPIDIVTDPMSPHEYKAEEDTRLFKSAKTQRGPLQDDWIEEYNNDPGKTPIMCAYKLCKVEFRYWGMQSKIERFIHDVGLRKVMVRAHRQAWCWQDEWYGLTMEDIRHLELETQLALATKMAQFSQAEEATEANGGAASPDKDQEVKEAISSIEAEEVVESSSGEVLQPRGILTKQWSTSSRSSHSSKRGVSPSRHSLSEWRMQSIARDSEDSSDEEFFDAHEDLSDSEDVFPKEIAKWNSNDLIDKMEAAEEPPGELEGKEVTVDYERATSEERLDEMRASVSGQTDSTPIPTITVTRHQSESLSQPRLQPSKIHVLVLVLHGGNILDTGGGDQNSKQADVNTISTAFDAVMRVHYPAALGRIAIRLVPCPAICAEAFSLVSNLSPYSYDEGCLSSSQDHIPLAALPLLATSAPQYQDAMGAVVVRANQVYTDFLKSLDGAAFSGQVCLIGDCVGGILGFDALCSSNQPVNESQNSSRRGSIVSGQDQDLLSPGITVSGHGSASPTLEATRHLSRSNIDIPRASAADDTKRQLLRKGSDSSTYEPDTIKQHQAFLTSLHSSVLRSDAASRRSSSSTMLDGSSQGKFDFEVSDFFMFGSPLGLVLALRKTVIPTLDVAQLRPACQQVYNLFHPADPSASRLEPLLERKFHLLPPFNVPRYQRFPLGDGNSALLVETVQSNAQLLLESGPPLSLRCQEPISETCIPVPVLHWQEGSLRATPAPLESDVVQSHGGVFMDSSYPSSPITGPLSRAQRRASEVSIASQVSGMADSYTTSNVANIAARWWGTKRLDFALYCPDALTAFPTVALPHLFHASYWESTDVVSFLLRQVMRHDTSSILELDGKEVTEFTPSKPREKWLRKRTHVKIRNVTANHRVNDAVFTEDSQQVVTGRFMYGPLDMVTLAGEKVDLHIMTQPPSGEWIYFNTEVSNSSGRVSFVVPEDKRLGIGVYPVKMVVRGDHTFADSYLTVIPRGTEFVVFSIDGSFAASVSIMGSDPKVRAGAVDVVRHWQDLGYLIIYATGRPDMQKQRVVAWLSQHNFPHGIVSFCDGLVHDPLRHKANFLKSLTELHLKIFAGYGSTKDISVYTSIGLSPSHIYIVGRPSKKLQHQCQFITEGYAAHLSQLEYSHRSRPAKSSSARMVLRKGSFGVGANSDFLRKRNHLLRTISSQPAPSSPTGSTPNRPERTQSQSDGERPEFAASYAPGAAQRSMSITASCWGRSSSTKLESGILSPK, encoded by the exons GTACACCTGCCCCTTTGTTGAGAAGTTCTCCATTGACATTGAGACGTACTACAAACCCGACACAGGCAACCAAGCAGATGTTTTCAACCTGTCTCCAGTGGAGAAGAGGCAGAGGTCTATCG ACCCCATTGACATTGTGACGGATCCCATGTCCCCCCATGAGTACAAAGCAGAGGAGGACACACGGCTCTTCAAGTCAGCGAAGACCCAGAGGGGTCCTCTGCAGGACGACTGGATAGAAGAGTACAACAATGACCCCGGGAAGACCCCCATCATGTGTGCATACAAACTCTGCAAGGTGGAGTTCCGCTACTGGGGCATGCAGTCTAAGATTGAACGCTTCATCCATGATGTTG GCCTGAGAAAGGTGATGGTGCGAGCCCACCGGCAGGCCTGGTGCTGGCAGGACGAGTGGTACGGTCTGACCATGGAGGACATTCGGCATCTGGAACTGGAAACCCAGCTGGCCCTGGCCACCAAGATGGCTCAGTTCAGTCAGGCAGAGGAGGCCACAGAGGCCAATGGAGGTGCTGCGTCCCCAGACAAAGACCAGGAGGTCAAAGAGGCAATCAGCTCTATCGAAGCTGAGGAGGTGGTTGAAAGCTCAAGTGGAGAGGTTCTCCAGCCTCGAGGTATACTCACCAAGCAGTGGTCCACTTCATCCCGATCCTCCCACTCGTCCAAGAGAGGAG TGAGCCCGTCACGTCACAGCCTCTCCGAGTGGAGGATGCAGAGCATCGCGCGGGACTCAGAAGACAGCTCTGACGAGGAGTTCTTCGACGCTCATG AGGACCTGTCAGACAGCGAGGACGTCTTCCCAAAGGAAATCGCAAAGTGGAACTCCAACGACCTCATAGACAAGATGGAAGCTGCAGAGGAACCGCCTG GGGAGCTGGAAGGAAAGGAAGTGACCGTCGACTACGAAAGAGCAACCAGCGAGGAAAGACTCGACgag ATGCGTGCGTCTGTTAGCGGCCAAACCGATAGCACTCCCATTCCCACCATCACGGTAACAAGGCACCAGTCA GAGAGCCTGTCCCAGCCGCGTCTGCAGCCTTCCAAGATCCACGTGCTGGTCTTGGTTCTGCACGGAGGGAACATCCTGGATACAGGCGGGGGGGACCAGAACAGCAAGCAAGCCGACGTCAACACAATCAGCACAGCGTTCGACGCGGTGATGCGGGTTCACTACCCCGCGGCACTGGGACGTATCGCCATCCGCCTGGTGCCCTGCCCCGCCATCTGTGCCGAGGCCTTCTCCCTGGTGTCCAA CCTGAGCCCGTACAGCTACGATGAGGGCTGTCTGTCCAGCAGCCAGGACCACATCCCCCTGGCAGCGCTCCCTCTCCTGGCGACCTCCGCTCCGCAGTACCAGGACGCCATGGGCGCCGTCGTCGTCAGAGCCAACCAGGTGTACACGGACTTCCTCAAGTCTTTGGACGGTGCAGCTTTCTCTGGCCAG GTGTGCCTCATAGGGGACTGTGTGGGAGGAATCCTGGGGTTTGATGCGCTGTGCAGCAGCAATCAGCCCGTCAATGAAAGCCAGAACAGCAGTCGCAGGGGCAGCATAGTCAGTGGGCAG GACCAGGACCTCCTCTCTCCTGGCATCACCGTCAGCGGTCACGGCTCTGCCTCTCCGACCCTGGAGGCCACTCGCCACCTCAGCCGCAGCAACATCGACATCCCTCGCGCCAGCGCGGCTGACGACACCAAGCGGCAACTTCTGCGCAAGGGCAGTGACTCCTCCACCTACGAACCGGACACGATAAAGCAGCACCAGGCCTTCCTGACCAG CTTACATTCCAGCGTTCTGCGGAGCGACGCGGCCTCACgcaggtccagcagcagcaccatgcTGGACGGCAGCTCCCAGGGGAAGTTTGACTTTGAAGTTTCCGACTTTTTCATGTTCGGCTCTCCCCTGGGCCTGGTCCTCGCCCTGAGGAAGACTGTCATTCCTACGCTGGATG TGGCTCAGCTGCGGCCTGCCTGTCAACAGGTCTATAACCTGTTCCATCCCGCCGACCCCTCCGCCTCCCGCCTGGAGCCTCTGCTGGAGAGGAAGTTTCACCTGCTGCCTCCCTTCAACGTTCCTCGCTACCAACGCTTTCCATTGGGAGATGGAAACTCCGCCTTGCTTG TGGAGACGGTACAGAGCAACGCTCAGCTGCTGCTTGAGAGCGggcctcctctttccctccgcTGTCAGGAGCCCATCAGCGAGACCTGCATCCCTGTGCCTGTGCTACACTGGCAGGAGGGCAGCCTCAGAGCCACACCCGCCCCTCTGGAGT CGGATGTTGTTCAGTCTCATGGTGGTGTCTTCATGGACAGTTCGTACCCCTCATCCCCCATAACGGGCCCCCTATCCCGGGCCCAGCGGAGGGCCAGTGAGGTCAGCATTGCCAGCCAGGTCTCAGGGATGGCAGACAGTTACACTACCAGCAACGTAGCCAACA TTGCAGCGCGTTGGTGGGGCACAAAGCGGCTGGACTTTGCCCTGTACTGCCCCGATGCTCTCACCGCTTTCCCCACCGTGGCCCTACCCCACCTCTTCCACGCATCCTACTGGGAGTCCACTGATGTTGTGTCTTTTCTCCTGAGACAG GTCATGAGGCATGACACCTCTAGTATCCTGGAGCTCGATGGCAAAGAAGTGACTGAATTCACTCCCTCAAAACCCCGAGAGAAGTGGCTGCGCAAAAGGACTCATGTGAAGATCAGG AACGTGACAGCTAATCACCGCGTGAATGACGCAGTGTTCACGGAGGACTCCCAGCAGGTGGTCACGGGTCGCTTCATGTACGGCCCCCTGGACATGGTCACCTTGGCCGGGGAGAAG GTTGACCTCCACATCATGACCCAGCCTCCATCAGGAGAATGGATCTACTTCAACACCGAAGTGAGCAACAGCAGTGGGCGCGTGTCTTTTGTCGTCCCAGAGGACAAGCGTCTGGGCATCGGAGTCTACCCAGTCAAAATGGTTGTCAG AGGCGACCACACATTTGCAGACAGCTACCTGACAGTTATTCCTCGTGGAACAGAGTTTGTGGTGTTCAGCATCGACGGGTCGTTTGCTGCCAGTGTGTCCATCATGGGCAGCGACCCCAAAGTGCGGGCAGGAGCCGTGGATGTGGTCAG GCACTGGCAGGATTTGGGCTATCTGATCATCTATGCCACGGGACGACCAGACATGCAGAAGCAGCGGGTGGTGGCTTGGTTATCTCAGCACAACTTCCCTCATGGCATCGTCTCCTTCTGTGACGGCTTGGTCCACGACCCACTCAGACACAAGGCCAACTTCCTCAAGTCCCTGACAGAG CTTCACTTGAAGATTTTCGCTGGCTACGGATCGACCAAAGACATCTCCGTCTACACCTCCATcggcctctctccctcccacatATATATTGTCGGGAGACCATCCAAGAAGTTGCAGCACCAGTGCCAG TTCATCACGGAGGGATATGCGGCCCACCTGTCCCAGCTGGAGTACAGCCACCGCTCCCGCCCAGCCAAGTCCAGCAGTGCACGCATGGTCCTGCGTAAAGGCAGCTTCGGCGTGGGTGCCAACAGTGACTTCCTAAGGAAGAGGAACCACCTGCTGCGCACCATCTCCTCCCAACCGGCCCCCAGCTCCCCGACGGGCAGCACTCCCAACCGACCCGAGCGCACTCAGAGCCAATCAGACGGCGAGCGGCCCGAGTTCGCTGCCAGCTACGCGCCGGGAGCCGCGCAGCGCAGCATGAGCATCACAGCCAGCTGCTGGGGccggagcagcagcaccaaGCTGGAGTCGGGCATCCTCAGCCCCAAATGA
- the LOC119224949 gene encoding membrane-associated phosphatidylinositol transfer protein 2-like isoform X6, with protein MLIKEYRIPMPMSVEEYRIAQLYMIQKKSREESCGEGSGVEILENKPYTDGPGGTGQYTHKVYHIGMHIPSWFRSILPKAALRVEEESWNAYPYTRTRYTCPFVEKFSIDIETYYKPDTGNQADVFNLSPVEKRQRSIDPIDIVTDPMSPHEYKAEEDTRLFKSAKTQRGPLQDDWIEEYNNDPGKTPIMCAYKLCKVEFRYWGMQSKIERFIHDVGLRKVMVRAHRQAWCWQDEWYGLTMEDIRHLELETQLALATKMAQFSQAEEATEANGGAASPDKDQEVKEAISSIEAEEVVESSSGEVLQPRGILTKQWSTSSRSSHSSKRGVSPSRHSLSEWRMQSIARDSEDSSDEEFFDAHEDLSDSEDVFPKEIAKWNSNDLIDKMEAAEEPPGELEGKEVTVDYERATSEERLDEMRASVSGQTDSTPIPTITVTRHQSESLSQPRLQPSKIHVLVLVLHGGNILDTGGGDQNSKQADVNTISTAFDAVMRVHYPAALGRIAIRLVPCPAICAEAFSLVSNLSPYSYDEGCLSSSQDHIPLAALPLLATSAPQYQDAMGAVVVRANQVYTDFLKSLDGAAFSGQVCLIGDCVGGILGFDALCSSNQPVNESQNSSRRGSIVSGQDQDLLSPGITVSGHGSASPTLEATRHLSRSNIDIPRASAADDTKRQLLRKGSDSSTYEPDTIKQHQAFLTSLHSSVLRSDAASRRSSSSTMLDGSSQGKFDFEVSDFFMFGSPLGLVLALRKTVIPTLDVAQLRPACQQVYNLFHPADPSASRLEPLLERKFHLLPPFNVPRYQRFPLGDGNSALLVAARWWGTKRLDFALYCPDALTAFPTVALPHLFHASYWESTDVVSFLLRQVMRHDTSSILELDGKEVTEFTPSKPREKWLRKRTHVKIRNVTANHRVNDAVFTEDSQQVVTGRFMYGPLDMVTLAGEKVDLHIMTQPPSGEWIYFNTEVSNSSGRVSFVVPEDKRLGIGVYPVKMVVRGDHTFADSYLTVIPRGTEFVVFSIDGSFAASVSIMGSDPKVRAGAVDVVRHWQDLGYLIIYATGRPDMQKQRVVAWLSQHNFPHGIVSFCDGLVHDPLRHKANFLKSLTELHLKIFAGYGSTKDISVYTSIGLSPSHIYIVGRPSKKLQHQCQFITEGYAAHLSQLEYSHRSRPAKSSSARMVLRKGSFGVGANSDFLRKRNHLLRTISSQPAPSSPTGSTPNRPERTQSQSDGERPEFAASYAPGAAQRSMSITASCWGRSSSTKLESGILSPK; from the exons GTACACCTGCCCCTTTGTTGAGAAGTTCTCCATTGACATTGAGACGTACTACAAACCCGACACAGGCAACCAAGCAGATGTTTTCAACCTGTCTCCAGTGGAGAAGAGGCAGAGGTCTATCG ACCCCATTGACATTGTGACGGATCCCATGTCCCCCCATGAGTACAAAGCAGAGGAGGACACACGGCTCTTCAAGTCAGCGAAGACCCAGAGGGGTCCTCTGCAGGACGACTGGATAGAAGAGTACAACAATGACCCCGGGAAGACCCCCATCATGTGTGCATACAAACTCTGCAAGGTGGAGTTCCGCTACTGGGGCATGCAGTCTAAGATTGAACGCTTCATCCATGATGTTG GCCTGAGAAAGGTGATGGTGCGAGCCCACCGGCAGGCCTGGTGCTGGCAGGACGAGTGGTACGGTCTGACCATGGAGGACATTCGGCATCTGGAACTGGAAACCCAGCTGGCCCTGGCCACCAAGATGGCTCAGTTCAGTCAGGCAGAGGAGGCCACAGAGGCCAATGGAGGTGCTGCGTCCCCAGACAAAGACCAGGAGGTCAAAGAGGCAATCAGCTCTATCGAAGCTGAGGAGGTGGTTGAAAGCTCAAGTGGAGAGGTTCTCCAGCCTCGAGGTATACTCACCAAGCAGTGGTCCACTTCATCCCGATCCTCCCACTCGTCCAAGAGAGGAG TGAGCCCGTCACGTCACAGCCTCTCCGAGTGGAGGATGCAGAGCATCGCGCGGGACTCAGAAGACAGCTCTGACGAGGAGTTCTTCGACGCTCATG AGGACCTGTCAGACAGCGAGGACGTCTTCCCAAAGGAAATCGCAAAGTGGAACTCCAACGACCTCATAGACAAGATGGAAGCTGCAGAGGAACCGCCTG GGGAGCTGGAAGGAAAGGAAGTGACCGTCGACTACGAAAGAGCAACCAGCGAGGAAAGACTCGACgag ATGCGTGCGTCTGTTAGCGGCCAAACCGATAGCACTCCCATTCCCACCATCACGGTAACAAGGCACCAGTCA GAGAGCCTGTCCCAGCCGCGTCTGCAGCCTTCCAAGATCCACGTGCTGGTCTTGGTTCTGCACGGAGGGAACATCCTGGATACAGGCGGGGGGGACCAGAACAGCAAGCAAGCCGACGTCAACACAATCAGCACAGCGTTCGACGCGGTGATGCGGGTTCACTACCCCGCGGCACTGGGACGTATCGCCATCCGCCTGGTGCCCTGCCCCGCCATCTGTGCCGAGGCCTTCTCCCTGGTGTCCAA CCTGAGCCCGTACAGCTACGATGAGGGCTGTCTGTCCAGCAGCCAGGACCACATCCCCCTGGCAGCGCTCCCTCTCCTGGCGACCTCCGCTCCGCAGTACCAGGACGCCATGGGCGCCGTCGTCGTCAGAGCCAACCAGGTGTACACGGACTTCCTCAAGTCTTTGGACGGTGCAGCTTTCTCTGGCCAG GTGTGCCTCATAGGGGACTGTGTGGGAGGAATCCTGGGGTTTGATGCGCTGTGCAGCAGCAATCAGCCCGTCAATGAAAGCCAGAACAGCAGTCGCAGGGGCAGCATAGTCAGTGGGCAG GACCAGGACCTCCTCTCTCCTGGCATCACCGTCAGCGGTCACGGCTCTGCCTCTCCGACCCTGGAGGCCACTCGCCACCTCAGCCGCAGCAACATCGACATCCCTCGCGCCAGCGCGGCTGACGACACCAAGCGGCAACTTCTGCGCAAGGGCAGTGACTCCTCCACCTACGAACCGGACACGATAAAGCAGCACCAGGCCTTCCTGACCAG CTTACATTCCAGCGTTCTGCGGAGCGACGCGGCCTCACgcaggtccagcagcagcaccatgcTGGACGGCAGCTCCCAGGGGAAGTTTGACTTTGAAGTTTCCGACTTTTTCATGTTCGGCTCTCCCCTGGGCCTGGTCCTCGCCCTGAGGAAGACTGTCATTCCTACGCTGGATG TGGCTCAGCTGCGGCCTGCCTGTCAACAGGTCTATAACCTGTTCCATCCCGCCGACCCCTCCGCCTCCCGCCTGGAGCCTCTGCTGGAGAGGAAGTTTCACCTGCTGCCTCCCTTCAACGTTCCTCGCTACCAACGCTTTCCATTGGGAGATGGAAACTCCGCCTTGCTTG TTGCAGCGCGTTGGTGGGGCACAAAGCGGCTGGACTTTGCCCTGTACTGCCCCGATGCTCTCACCGCTTTCCCCACCGTGGCCCTACCCCACCTCTTCCACGCATCCTACTGGGAGTCCACTGATGTTGTGTCTTTTCTCCTGAGACAG GTCATGAGGCATGACACCTCTAGTATCCTGGAGCTCGATGGCAAAGAAGTGACTGAATTCACTCCCTCAAAACCCCGAGAGAAGTGGCTGCGCAAAAGGACTCATGTGAAGATCAGG AACGTGACAGCTAATCACCGCGTGAATGACGCAGTGTTCACGGAGGACTCCCAGCAGGTGGTCACGGGTCGCTTCATGTACGGCCCCCTGGACATGGTCACCTTGGCCGGGGAGAAG GTTGACCTCCACATCATGACCCAGCCTCCATCAGGAGAATGGATCTACTTCAACACCGAAGTGAGCAACAGCAGTGGGCGCGTGTCTTTTGTCGTCCCAGAGGACAAGCGTCTGGGCATCGGAGTCTACCCAGTCAAAATGGTTGTCAG AGGCGACCACACATTTGCAGACAGCTACCTGACAGTTATTCCTCGTGGAACAGAGTTTGTGGTGTTCAGCATCGACGGGTCGTTTGCTGCCAGTGTGTCCATCATGGGCAGCGACCCCAAAGTGCGGGCAGGAGCCGTGGATGTGGTCAG GCACTGGCAGGATTTGGGCTATCTGATCATCTATGCCACGGGACGACCAGACATGCAGAAGCAGCGGGTGGTGGCTTGGTTATCTCAGCACAACTTCCCTCATGGCATCGTCTCCTTCTGTGACGGCTTGGTCCACGACCCACTCAGACACAAGGCCAACTTCCTCAAGTCCCTGACAGAG CTTCACTTGAAGATTTTCGCTGGCTACGGATCGACCAAAGACATCTCCGTCTACACCTCCATcggcctctctccctcccacatATATATTGTCGGGAGACCATCCAAGAAGTTGCAGCACCAGTGCCAG TTCATCACGGAGGGATATGCGGCCCACCTGTCCCAGCTGGAGTACAGCCACCGCTCCCGCCCAGCCAAGTCCAGCAGTGCACGCATGGTCCTGCGTAAAGGCAGCTTCGGCGTGGGTGCCAACAGTGACTTCCTAAGGAAGAGGAACCACCTGCTGCGCACCATCTCCTCCCAACCGGCCCCCAGCTCCCCGACGGGCAGCACTCCCAACCGACCCGAGCGCACTCAGAGCCAATCAGACGGCGAGCGGCCCGAGTTCGCTGCCAGCTACGCGCCGGGAGCCGCGCAGCGCAGCATGAGCATCACAGCCAGCTGCTGGGGccggagcagcagcaccaaGCTGGAGTCGGGCATCCTCAGCCCCAAATGA